From a region of the Microbacterium sp. nov. GSS16 genome:
- a CDS encoding histidine--tRNA ligase: MRDFLPADKARRERVLAVIRERYRAHGFDEIETPVVEEHLRLHAGMGGDNEKLSYSILRRGLDADGIRAAADDPAALSDLGLRYDLTVPLARFYATNRGQLPTVFRAIQIGPVWRAERPQKGRYRQFVQCDIDIIGDDSARAEAELIVASIDTVDALGLEGGIVRVNDRRALDWMLDSFGFTEDERPGVLITIDKLDKIGPSGVAAELREREVTAAAVDQFEAFLSRPQTLEHNPYGERQIRKALPEGAPDEIVAHLVSLGEAVTAARPSTGPSASSGQVAETEFGGESPLVYDPFLVRGMGYYTGTIFELAHPSVDYSLGGGGRYDGMIGRFLGQQVPAVGFSIGFERIIDLVADVEAEAAQAVVLVHDADVPVAELLAHKSALLRDGVARVRLERRPKNMKALLERAAADGYTGFAALRSGDTVGSLEVKPLS, encoded by the coding sequence ATGCGCGACTTCCTCCCCGCTGACAAGGCCCGTCGTGAGCGCGTGCTCGCCGTCATCCGCGAGCGCTACCGCGCGCATGGCTTCGACGAGATCGAGACGCCCGTCGTCGAGGAGCACCTGCGCCTGCACGCCGGGATGGGTGGTGACAACGAGAAGCTGTCGTACAGCATCCTGCGCCGCGGCCTCGACGCCGACGGCATCCGCGCTGCGGCCGACGACCCCGCCGCACTCAGCGATCTCGGCCTGCGCTACGACCTCACCGTGCCGCTCGCACGTTTCTACGCGACCAACCGCGGCCAGCTGCCGACGGTCTTCCGCGCGATCCAGATCGGACCGGTCTGGCGGGCCGAGCGCCCGCAGAAGGGCCGCTACCGCCAGTTCGTGCAGTGCGACATCGACATCATCGGCGACGACTCCGCCCGTGCCGAGGCCGAGCTGATCGTGGCGTCCATCGACACCGTCGACGCACTCGGTCTTGAGGGTGGCATCGTGCGCGTGAACGACCGCCGCGCCCTGGATTGGATGCTCGACAGCTTCGGCTTCACCGAGGACGAGCGCCCCGGCGTGCTCATCACGATCGACAAGCTCGACAAGATCGGGCCCTCGGGTGTCGCCGCCGAGCTGCGCGAGCGGGAGGTCACTGCCGCGGCTGTCGATCAGTTCGAGGCGTTCCTGAGTCGTCCGCAGACCCTGGAACACAACCCGTACGGCGAGCGACAGATCCGCAAGGCCCTGCCCGAGGGTGCCCCCGACGAGATCGTCGCGCACCTCGTCTCGCTCGGAGAGGCAGTCACCGCCGCGCGCCCTTCGACAGGCCCTTCGGCAAGCTCAGGACAGGTCGCAGAGACCGAGTTCGGGGGAGAGTCGCCGCTGGTCTACGACCCGTTCCTCGTGCGCGGCATGGGCTACTACACCGGCACGATCTTCGAGCTCGCCCACCCGTCGGTGGACTACTCGCTGGGCGGCGGCGGTCGCTACGACGGCATGATCGGCCGCTTCCTCGGCCAGCAGGTGCCGGCTGTGGGCTTCTCGATCGGCTTCGAGCGCATCATCGATCTGGTCGCCGATGTCGAGGCCGAGGCGGCGCAGGCCGTCGTGCTCGTGCACGACGCCGACGTGCCGGTGGCCGAGCTGCTGGCGCACAAGTCGGCGCTGCTGCGCGACGGCGTCGCACGCGTTCGCCTCGAGCGCCGACCCAAGAACATGAAGGCGCTGCTGGAGCGCGCGGCGGCCGACGGCTACACCGGATTCGCGGCACTGCGCTCCGGCGACACCGTCGGCTCGCTCGAGGTCAAGCCGCTGTCCTGA
- a CDS encoding AraC family transcriptional regulator, translated as MIDARRGVLFPDRMPRFHRVPPTPAAAELVAWFWIPEWNLPRGETSRQEVVAYPALNLVISSEGVQLAGPTTRATHRDLRGRGWAVGAVLRPAGAAALTAEPAALRDADLMIDAPALVDEVSAAMAGDDQHARAAEVVSRWLAQQKGAVTDADVQANAMSQLLMTDSGIRTAEQAAARLAVSLRTLQRMAHRYVGMPPLAMIRRRRVQEAAQRLRDDPAADLSALAADLGYADHAHLTTDFRSVLGMPPSSYRERI; from the coding sequence GTGATCGATGCACGACGCGGGGTGCTCTTCCCCGACCGGATGCCGCGGTTCCACCGGGTCCCGCCGACGCCTGCCGCCGCCGAGCTGGTGGCCTGGTTCTGGATTCCCGAGTGGAATCTTCCGCGGGGCGAGACCTCGCGCCAGGAGGTCGTGGCGTATCCGGCCCTGAACCTCGTGATCTCGTCCGAGGGAGTTCAGCTGGCGGGGCCGACGACACGTGCCACCCACCGCGACCTGCGCGGAAGAGGCTGGGCGGTGGGTGCTGTGCTGAGGCCGGCTGGTGCAGCCGCGCTCACCGCAGAACCCGCCGCGCTGCGTGACGCCGACCTGATGATCGATGCGCCGGCGCTGGTCGACGAGGTCTCAGCGGCGATGGCGGGCGATGACCAGCACGCCCGTGCCGCCGAGGTCGTCTCGCGCTGGCTCGCCCAGCAGAAGGGCGCGGTGACGGATGCCGACGTCCAGGCGAATGCGATGTCTCAGCTTCTGATGACCGATTCGGGCATCCGCACGGCGGAACAGGCAGCGGCACGGCTGGCCGTGTCGCTGCGCACGCTGCAGCGCATGGCGCATCGGTACGTGGGGATGCCGCCGCTCGCGATGATCCGTCGCCGCCGAGTGCAGGAGGCGGCTCAGCGACTGCGGGACGACCCTGCAGCCGATCTGAGTGCCCTCGCCGCCGACCTCGGCTACGCCGATCATGCCCACCTGACGACGGATTTCCGCAGCGTGCTCGGCATGCCCCCGAGCTCGTACCGCGAGCGGATCTGA
- a CDS encoding VOC family protein, with protein MTTSDMTGTAGLTGTHTTDGRPNGSTSLTPFLAIPNAVAAIAFYRDVFGARVVDVTEFDGVVVHADLDFGAGMLQLGEPNPTYHLVAPPQGDDDCYSMGLYVPDVDAVVARAVEAGATVREAPSDFVSGDRFASIRDPFGVRWSVMTRIEDLSEEESAARVAEWAAQQG; from the coding sequence ATGACCACTTCAGACATGACCGGCACGGCCGGCCTCACCGGCACGCACACCACCGACGGACGCCCCAACGGGTCGACGTCGCTCACGCCCTTCCTCGCGATTCCGAACGCCGTCGCCGCCATCGCCTTCTACCGCGACGTCTTCGGCGCGCGCGTCGTCGACGTCACCGAATTCGACGGCGTCGTCGTGCACGCGGACCTCGACTTCGGTGCGGGGATGCTGCAGCTCGGAGAGCCGAATCCGACGTATCACCTGGTCGCGCCGCCGCAGGGTGACGACGACTGCTACTCGATGGGCCTCTATGTGCCCGATGTGGATGCCGTCGTCGCCCGCGCCGTCGAGGCCGGGGCGACCGTGCGCGAAGCGCCGTCGGACTTCGTCTCGGGTGACCGGTTCGCCAGCATCCGAGACCCGTTCGGCGTGCGCTGGTCGGTGATGACCCGCATCGAGGATCTCTCGGAAGAGGAGTCCGCGGCACGCGTCGCGGAATGGGCCGCACAGCAGGGCTGA